A window of Clostridia bacterium genomic DNA:
GTTATTGGCAGCGGTTTTGTCAATAACCTTTATTTTTATTGTTTTGGCGGCAAGGCTAACATATATTCAAGTGTTTTGGGGCAAAGAGCTTCAAAGCAAGGCTATTGATCAATGGACCAGAGATTTGCCTTTGCAAGCAGAACGCGGCAAAATTTTGGATGCTAATGGCGAAATATTAGCAACCAATTACACAACTTATTCTATTTATGTCAGACCTAATGCTGTGGAAGATAAAACGGCTGTTTCAGAGTTTTTGGCAAAAGTTTTAGAAAAAGATCAGCAAACTTTATATGATTTATTGCAAAAAAACGTTTCCGAAGTGACGATCGCACGCAAAATCGAAAAAGAAAAGACAGATGTGATAAGAGCCAAAGGCTATAAAGGAATATATATTTCAGAGGACAATTCCAGATTTTATCCTTATGGAGATTTTTTGACTCAAGTAATCGGATTTACCAATATAGACGGAGTTGGTCAAAGCGGAATAGAAAATTATTATGAAAGATATTTAAAGGGCGTAAATGGTATTTCGCTTACTCAAACAGATATTCACGGAATAGAGCTCAAGTCTAACACAGATAAATACATTCCTGCCATACCAGGTTGCGACATTGTTTTGACTATTGATGCCGAAATTCAAAAATTAGCAGAAAAAGTCGCAGCTGATGCATATAAGACATATAACAGTAATTCGGCAAGTGTTCTGGTTATGGATGTTAATACAGGTGATGTAGTAGCGATTGCAACTTCGCCTTCTTATGATCTTAATAATCCGCCTAGAGACGATATACCTTTGCTTAATTCTTTGACTAAAAACAAACTCATTACAGATGTATTTGAGCCAGGTTCAACATTCAAGATTTTTACGCTTTCAGCCGCACTTGATCAAAACAAAACAAGCATACATGATCATTTTTATGACCCCGGATATAGAATTGTTGATGGTCAGCGAATAAAATGTTGGAAAAGTGGGGGACACGGCTCACAATCCCTTCAAGAGGCTGTAAACAATTCCTGCAACTCATGTTTTGTTGATTTGGCGTTAAAATTAGGTAAAGACAATTTTTATGATTATATTAATCTTTTTGGTTTTGGAAAAATTACAGGCATAGATTTTCCTGCTGAAAGCAAGGGCATAGTTATGAATAAAAACAGCGTAAAAAATGTTGACCTTGCAAGAATGGGTTTTGGTCAGGCGGTTGCAGTAACCCCGCTTCAATTAATAACATCTGCATCTGCAGTGGTCAATGGCGGCAAACTTATGAAACCGCGTTTTGTAAAAGAAATACGTTCTTATGACGGAAAAACAATATACATTAATAATCCTGTCAAAAGCGCACAGACAATAAGCGAATCAACAAGCAAGATAATGAGAGATATCTTGGAAGAAGCTGTTAACAGTGGAAGCGGAAAACATGCAGG
This region includes:
- a CDS encoding penicillin-binding transpeptidase domain-containing protein — encoded protein: MQKRLLAAVLSITFIFIVLAARLTYIQVFWGKELQSKAIDQWTRDLPLQAERGKILDANGEILATNYTTYSIYVRPNAVEDKTAVSEFLAKVLEKDQQTLYDLLQKNVSEVTIARKIEKEKTDVIRAKGYKGIYISEDNSRFYPYGDFLTQVIGFTNIDGVGQSGIENYYERYLKGVNGISLTQTDIHGIELKSNTDKYIPAIPGCDIVLTIDAEIQKLAEKVAADAYKTYNSNSASVLVMDVNTGDVVAIATSPSYDLNNPPRDDIPLLNSLTKNKLITDVFEPGSTFKIFTLSAALDQNKTSIHDHFYDPGYRIVDGQRIKCWKSGGHGSQSLQEAVNNSCNSCFVDLALKLGKDNFYDYINLFGFGKITGIDFPAESKGIVMNKNSVKNVDLARMGFGQAVAVTPLQLITSASAVVNGGKLMKPRFVKEIRSYDGKTIYINNPVKSAQTISESTSKIMRDILEEAVNSGSGKHAGVEGYRIGGKTGTAQKYENGVIARGKYVSSFIGFAPMENPQYAVLIIVDEPAGYAYYGSMVAAPYASFMFKGIFAYKGIAPSKNNDEDFKKVIEMPALIGLTYSQAAAKLSSLGLQFEVAGTSGKVIDQVPAVGVMLEKKAVTLIRLENED